A single Vigna radiata var. radiata cultivar VC1973A chromosome 8, Vradiata_ver6, whole genome shotgun sequence DNA region contains:
- the LOC106771852 gene encoding DEAD-box ATP-dependent RNA helicase 7 (The RefSeq protein has 6 substitutions compared to this genomic sequence), whose product MASVSLSATDTTLQETKKQSAKKAKNQSPTIAEKKSASKLLSDPNTPDPDQDGVSGKLQKKAKKRKASDIEAMAATNDADEDTSSELVEPESSREDDHKKKKKKKKAKSEEQPLVMEAEEKEEKKEDPNAVSKLRISEPLRLKLKEKGIESLFPIQAMTFDLVLDGSDLVGRARTGQGKTLAFVLPILESLINGPTKSSRKTGYGRTPSVLVLLPTRELACRVHADFEVYGGAMGLSSCCLYGGAPYNTQEIKLRRGVDIVIGTPGRVKDHIERGNIDLSQLKFRVLDEADEMLRMGFVEDVELILGKVENVNKVQTLLFSATLPDWVKHIAAQFLKPDKKTADLVGNTKMKASTNVRHIVLPCSAPARSQLIPDIIRCYSSGGRTIIFTETKESASQLAGLLPGARALHGDIQQAQREVTLFGFRSGKFMTLVATNVAARGLDINDVQLIIQCEFPREVESYIHRSGRTGRAGNTGVAGTLYDPKRSNISKIERESGVKFEHISAPRPDDIAKAVGGEAAEMITQVSDSVIPAFKETAEELLKSSGLTVVELLAKALAKAVGYTEIKQRSLLTSMENYVTLLLEIGKPIFTPSFAYGILRRFLPEEKVEAVKGLSLTADGNGAVFDVPAEDLNTYLSGQENAANVSLEVLKALPRLQQRDQSRGGRFGDGGGQGGGNRFGRGGGGRNGRFSNDRFSNGGGRGGRGNWGGKRW is encoded by the exons ATGCCTTCAGTCTCTCTCTCTGCCACTGACACCACCCTCCAAGAAACCAAGAAGCAAAGCGCCAAGAAAGCCAAGAACCAATCCCCAACCATTGCAGAGAAGAAGAGTGCCTCCAAACTCCTTTCTGATCCCAACACCCCCGATCCCGACCAAGATGGGGTTTCGGGGAAGCTCCAGAAGAAGGCGAAGAAGCGTAAGGCTTCAGACATAGAGGCTATGGCGGCGACCAACGATGCCGACGAAGACACTAGTTCCGAGCTGGTGGAGCCCGAATCTTCTAGAGAAGACGAccacaagaagaagaaaaagaagaaaaaggccAAGTCCGAGGAACAACCTTTGGTGATGGAAgcagaggaaaaagaagagaagaaggaggaTCCTAATGCGGTCTCCAAATTCAGGATATCTGAACCGTTGAGGCTAAAATTGAAGGAGAAGGGGATCGAATCCTTGTTTCCTATTCAGGCCATGACTTTCGATTTAGTTCTCGACGGTTCTGATTTGGTTGGTCGGGCTCGCACTGGTCAG GGTAAAACTCTGGCATTTGTGCTACCCATATTGGAGTCTTTAATAAATGGTCCGACTAAATCTTCTAGAAAGACAGGCTACGGGAGAACTCCAAGTGTTCTTGTGCTTCTACCAACTAGGGAATTGGCTTGTCAG GTGCATGCTGATTTTGAAGTTTATGGTGGAGCGATGGGATTGAGTTCATGTTGTTTGTATGGTGGAGCTCCATATAACACTCAAGAAATCAAGCTTAGGAGAGGTGTTGATATTGTAATTGGCACACCAGGTCGTGTTAAG GATCATATCGAGAGGGGAAATATAGACCTGAGCCAACTAAAATTCCGTGTCCTTGATGAAGCAGATGAAATGCTGAGGATGGGTTTTGTTGAAGATGTTGAGTTGATTCTAG GTAAGGttgaaaatgttaataaagttCAGACTCTTCTTTTCAGCGCTACTTTACCAGACTGGGTTAAACAT ATTGCTGCACAATTTCTGAAGCCAGATAAGAAAACTGCTGACCTTGTTGGAAATACAAAAATGAAGGCTAGTACCAATGTGAGACATATTGTTCTCCCTTGTTCTGCTCCTGCCAGGTCCCAACTTATCCCGGACATTATTCGCTGTTATAGCAG TGGAGGCCGGACAATTATATTTACCGAGACAAAGGAGTCTGCTTCTCAGCTTGCAGGGTTGTTACCTGGAGCTAGAGCTCTCCATGGTGACATACAACAAGCACAACGTGAG GTTACTCTGTCTGGCTTCAGGTCTGGGAAATTCATGACATTAGTTGCTACAAATGTGGCAGCTCGAGGTCTTGATATAAATGATGTTCAGTTAATTATCCAG TGTGAGTTCCCACGGGAGGTAGAGTCCTATATCCATCGTTCTGGACGAACAGGAAGAGCAG GTAATACTGGGGTTGCTGTTACCCTTTATGATCCAAAAAGatctaatatatctaaaataGAAAGAGAGTCCGGTGTAAAATTTGAGCACATATCTGCCCCACGGCCTGATGATATTGCTAAAGCTGTTGGTGGGGAAGCTGCTGAAATGATTACCCAAGTTTCCGATAG TGTGATTCCTGCGTTCAAAGAAACCGCAGAAGAGCTTTTGAAGAGTTCTGGTTTAACAGTTGTTGAATTGCTTGCAAAGGCTCTTGCAAAGGCTGTT GGCTATACCGAAATAAAGCAAAGATCACTTCTCACTTCCATGGAGAACTATGTTACTTTGCTTCTTGAGATTGGGAAACCAATCTTCACTCCTTC TTTTGCCTATGGAATCCTGAGGAGATTTTTGCCTGAAGAGAAGGTGGAGGCTGTGAAAGGTCTTTCCCTCACTGCCGATGGAAATGGTGCTGTTTTTGATGTACCAGCTGAAGATTTAAATACATATCTTAGTG GTCAGGAAAATGCTGCTAATGTAAGTTTAGAGGTATTGAAAGCTTTGCCACGTTTGCAACAGAGAGATCAATCAAGAGGTGGCAGATTTGGTGACGGTGGTGGTCGAGGTGGTGGGAACAGGTTTGGAAGAGGCGGGGGAGGCAGAAACGGTAGATTTTCAAATGATAGGTTTTCCAATGGTGGTGGAAGAGGTGGTCGTGGAAACTGGGGTGGAAAAAGATGGTGA